The following proteins are encoded in a genomic region of Variovorax paradoxus:
- a CDS encoding ParD-like family protein has translation MGIVKISDLMHENLRVAGNALSRSINAQAEHWMRVGMLTEMHPELDHREICQLLIRAELAGGLDIVAAVTPQTGKPRASSTGKH, from the coding sequence ATGGGTATCGTAAAAATTTCAGACCTGATGCACGAGAACCTGCGAGTGGCGGGGAACGCGCTCAGCAGGTCCATCAATGCGCAAGCGGAGCACTGGATGCGCGTCGGCATGCTGACCGAGATGCATCCGGAGCTGGACCACCGGGAAATCTGCCAACTGCTGATTCGAGCTGAACTCGCGGGCGGCCTCGACATCGTCGCGGCTGTCACCCCTCAAACTGGCAAGCCGCGCGCATCGTCGACCGGAAAACACTGA
- a CDS encoding SRPBCC family protein — protein MATTNTVRLHRVLRTPPDRLYRAFVEPRAFERWLPPFGSTGQVHSMEPVVGGAWRMSFTNFGSGHSHSFGGKYLELVPGRRIAYDATFDDPNLPGTMKTTVTLTPVSCGTEMSVVQEGIPDVIPVEMCYLGWQESLLALAQLVEPNIPG, from the coding sequence ATGGCGACCACCAACACCGTCCGTCTGCACCGCGTGCTGCGCACCCCGCCCGACCGGCTCTACCGTGCCTTCGTCGAACCCCGCGCTTTCGAGCGCTGGCTGCCGCCGTTCGGGTCTACCGGCCAGGTCCACAGCATGGAGCCCGTGGTCGGCGGCGCCTGGCGCATGTCCTTCACCAACTTCGGCAGCGGCCACAGCCACTCGTTCGGCGGGAAGTACCTGGAGCTGGTCCCCGGCCGGCGCATTGCGTACGACGCGACGTTCGACGACCCGAACCTGCCGGGCACCATGAAGACCACCGTGACCCTGACCCCGGTGTCCTGTGGGACCGAAATGTCCGTCGTGCAGGAAGGCATCCCCGACGTGATCCCGGTCGAAATGTGCTACCTGGGCTGGCAGGAATCGCTGCTCGCGCTGGCCCAGTTGGTGGAGCCGAATATTCCGGGTTGA
- a CDS encoding VOC family protein, whose product MLSDSSVTTMLPVKDMDRARAFYEGCLGLKPGGLRPDGKFVYRVGGSTLSLFPKPEGTKADHTAISFEVEDIAASVETLKSAGVVFEDYDFPELKTVNHVCVLGSEKAAWFKDTEGNYLCIHEDMAQA is encoded by the coding sequence ATGTTGTCCGACTCGTCTGTAACGACCATGCTTCCAGTCAAGGACATGGACCGTGCGCGCGCCTTCTACGAGGGCTGCTTGGGCCTGAAACCCGGTGGCCTGCGGCCTGACGGGAAGTTTGTCTACAGGGTGGGCGGCAGCACGCTGTCGCTGTTCCCGAAACCGGAGGGAACCAAGGCCGACCACACGGCGATCAGCTTCGAAGTCGAGGACATTGCGGCCAGCGTGGAGACGTTGAAGAGCGCCGGCGTGGTGTTCGAGGACTACGACTTCCCCGAGCTGAAAACCGTCAACCATGTCTGCGTGCTGGGCTCGGAAAAGGCGGCCTGGTTCAAGGACACCGAAGGCAACTACCTCTGCATCCACGAGGACATGGCCCAGGCGTAG
- a CDS encoding LysR family transcriptional regulator, giving the protein MNNFSRIDLNLLVTLDVLLAERNVTRAAERLNLSQPSVSVQLAKLREVFNDPLLVPAQRGMRPTARADELCEPLREALESLGRAVAPTQPFNPAQATTTWRVAAADYAESAILLPALAGLRSEAPNTRLAVVEAVPSRMARQLEQAEIDLFFHTSVGAPPGLHRRVLFHERYVLAGRAGHPRLKRRPTLAQFCALEHVVVSPGGGGFVGPTDEALAQKGLARRVALSVPHFLFMMSVLARTDMVAMLPERLARGAPGLRVVEAPLEVPGYEMAMLWHERRHRDPGHRWLRERIAASLQVPSEASR; this is encoded by the coding sequence ATGAACAATTTCAGCCGAATCGACCTCAACCTGCTGGTCACGCTCGACGTGCTCCTGGCCGAGCGCAATGTGACGCGTGCGGCCGAGCGCCTGAACCTCTCGCAGCCCTCGGTGAGCGTGCAGCTTGCCAAGCTGCGCGAGGTTTTCAACGACCCGCTGCTGGTGCCCGCGCAACGCGGCATGCGTCCCACCGCGCGTGCCGACGAGCTGTGCGAGCCGTTGCGCGAAGCGTTGGAGTCATTGGGCCGCGCGGTGGCGCCTACCCAACCTTTCAATCCCGCGCAGGCGACCACCACCTGGCGCGTGGCCGCGGCCGACTATGCCGAATCGGCGATCCTGCTGCCGGCGCTCGCCGGGCTGCGCTCGGAAGCGCCGAACACCCGGCTTGCGGTGGTGGAGGCGGTGCCGTCGCGCATGGCGCGGCAGCTGGAGCAGGCGGAGATCGACCTGTTCTTCCACACCAGCGTGGGGGCTCCGCCCGGGCTGCACCGGCGGGTGCTGTTCCACGAGCGCTACGTGCTGGCCGGGCGCGCCGGGCATCCACGGTTGAAGCGACGGCCGACGCTCGCGCAGTTCTGCGCGCTGGAGCACGTGGTGGTGTCGCCGGGCGGCGGCGGCTTCGTCGGGCCGACGGACGAGGCGCTGGCGCAGAAGGGCCTCGCCCGGCGCGTGGCGCTGTCGGTACCGCACTTCCTTTTCATGATGTCGGTGCTGGCCCGCACCGACATGGTCGCGATGCTGCCCGAGCGGCTAGCGCGCGGCGCGCCGGGGCTGCGCGTGGTGGAAGCGCCGCTGGAGGTGCCGGGCTATGAGATGGCCATGCTGTGGCATGAGCGGCGCCATCGCGACCCGGGGCACCGGTGGCTGCGGGAGCGGATAGCCGCGAGCCTGCAGGTGCCATCGGAGGCGAGTCGGTAG
- a CDS encoding NAD(P)H-dependent oxidoreductase: MKILIVHAHPETRSLNGSLKDFMVEHLTRSGHDIRVSDLYAMQWKAPLAADDFSHVESGARFDPVLDSLRGFEDGTQHEDITAEQAKLLWADAVIFQFPLWWYSMPAILKGWVERVYAYGFAYGVGEHSDTHWGDRFGQGTLAGKRAMLVVTAGGWAPHYSPRGINGPMDDLLFPIHHGILYYPGFDVLPPFVVYRTGKVDETAYARITGDLGHRLDALWTTAPIPFRAQNAGDYEIPALTLRPEIAPHRSGFAAHVAD; this comes from the coding sequence ATGAAAATCCTCATCGTCCATGCCCACCCCGAAACCCGATCGCTCAACGGATCGCTGAAAGACTTCATGGTGGAGCACCTCACCCGCTCGGGTCACGACATACGCGTGTCCGATCTCTACGCCATGCAGTGGAAGGCGCCGCTGGCCGCCGACGACTTCTCCCATGTGGAGAGCGGCGCGCGCTTCGACCCCGTGCTGGATTCGCTGCGCGGGTTCGAAGACGGCACGCAGCACGAAGACATCACCGCCGAACAGGCCAAGCTGCTGTGGGCCGATGCGGTGATCTTCCAGTTTCCGCTCTGGTGGTACTCGATGCCCGCCATCCTCAAGGGCTGGGTCGAGCGCGTGTATGCCTACGGCTTTGCCTACGGCGTGGGCGAGCACTCGGACACGCACTGGGGCGACCGCTTCGGCCAGGGCACGCTGGCCGGCAAGCGCGCGATGCTGGTGGTGACCGCAGGCGGCTGGGCGCCGCACTACAGTCCGCGCGGCATCAACGGGCCGATGGACGACCTGCTCTTCCCCATTCACCACGGCATCCTCTACTACCCGGGCTTCGACGTGCTGCCGCCGTTCGTGGTGTACCGCACGGGCAAGGTCGACGAGACGGCTTACGCGCGGATCACCGGGGACCTCGGCCACAGGCTCGATGCGCTGTGGACGACGGCCCCGATTCCTTTCCGCGCGCAGAACGCCGGCGACTACGAAATTCCCGCCCTCACTCTGCGGCCCGAGATTGCGCCGCACCGCTCGGGGTTCGCGGCGCATGTGGCCGATTAG